AACAGCTTCAATCCCCGTTAATATAGGAGTTCGCTGATATCTTTTAAAAGCATTTATAAATTGAAGGGATCTCCTAAATTAATCTGCATTTCTGTTCTTCTCTACACAGGGAGCCATCACAAAGAGAATGACTGCTATCGAGGAAATGGCTGGAATGGACGTGCTATGTAGTGATAAGACTGGTACATTGACTCTTAACAAGCTGACGGTGGACAAGTCTATGATTGAGGTTACACTTCCTCTGCATTGTTTATTGATAAGTCACATCATACTACCTGATTCTAGTACCTGGCAAATAAAAAATATACCCCCTAAGATGTGTCCGGTAACAACATCACCTTCTTCAGATATAAGGATGTTTCAAATATTACAAATTCTGCTCGACTTACATTCAAGTCTTTTAAAAACTCATTTGTGGATCTCTGGTCGGATGCTTGAGCCAAATGGGGATAAATGTGGCAGACGGTAAGGCTGCAAATAGTTACAATACTTATATCTAATGGTTTCATGTACATTTTAGGTTTTCTCGAAAGGTGTCGACAAGGATATGGTTGTCCTGATGGCTGCTAGAGCTTCGAGATTGGAGAACCAAGATGCTATTGATACTGCAATTGTATCAATGCTGGCAGACCCAAAAGAGGTATGGATGCTACTTAAGTTGAGTAGAGAGTAGAAATCTTTGGTGTTGTTAATATATTTTAAGTTTATGGTACTTACCCTGATTCTTGTGGTGACTttctctattttattttccatatgaaCCCATGGATATGAGATGCATTAGTTTTTAGACATATTTTTTCTCCTGCAAAAACTCCTAGCAGGTAACTTACACATTTTATGAGTTATTTTGAAGGCACGGGCAGGGATCAAAGAAGTTCACTTCCTCCCATTCAATCCAACTGATAAAAGGACAGCACTAACGTACACAGACAAAGCTGGTAAAATGCACAGAGTGAGCAAAGGTGCACCTGAGCAGGTACAAGACTTCCCATCTCGAGGTTTTGAAATGTGAAGATTTCCCATTAAACTTCTATAACATGTCAGTTGATTTGCTCTTTCCCACTGTAGGTTCTAAATCTAGCACGTAACAAATCAGAGATTGAAAAGAAGGTCCATGCAATAATTGATAAATTTGCCGAACGTGGACTTCGGTCACTTGGGATTGCTCGACAGGTAAATAGCCTTTTATTCGCCTCACACCATCTCCTCAAATTAATTTGACCATATGGACATCTTGTTTCTTAGGAAGTACCTGCTGGTAGTAAAGACAGTCCTGGTGGCCCCTGGGAATTTGTTGCTCTTCTCCCGCTGTTTGATCCTCCTCGACATGATAGTGCTGAAACTATTAGAAGAGCTTTGGATCTTGGAGTTAGTGTAAAGATGATTACAGGTCTGAATAATTACCTAACATGACCTGCTCttgtccaccaaaaactttgttGTGTGGATTTTATTCTAGTTGGTCCTCACCTATATATATGTATTTCGTAACTCATATTTTTAATGGGTATTCTTGTTCAAATGACCAAGATGGGAACCCTGCTAGCACACTGTTATGGAGCTAAAGTTTCGAGAACTGAATCATCGACTTCATTCAGTCCTCGATGTGACTTATTTTCTGTGGACATTGCAGGTGACCAATTGGCGATTGCGAAGGAAACAGGGAGACGGCTTGGCATGGGAACTAATATGTATCCGTCATCAGCTCTGCTTGGTGACAATAAAGATGAGTCAGTTGCAGCTATACCAATCGACGAACTCATTGAGAAGGCTGATGGTTTTGCTGGAGTCTTTCCTGGTATACTAGTCCTCTTGTTATGTTCTTTCCTGCAGTGCAACTTGGATGTTAGTTCTTAtcctatttttctttttccagagCATAAGTATGAGATTGTCAGAAAACTACAAGATCTGAAACACATCTGTGGAATGACGGGTGATGGAGTCAATGATGCGCCAGCTTTGAAGAAGGCTGACATTGGTATCGCGGTGGCAGATTCCACAGATGCTGCTCGAAGTGCTTCTGACATTGTGCTTACGGAGCCCGGGCTAAGTGTAATAATTAGTGCAGTTCTAACAAGTCGTGCAATCTTCCAGAGGATGAAAAATTATACGGTAAATGGGCAGTTTTAGATTTTGTATTAAAGAAAGTGTATCTATTTTGTATAATCAATTGAATCACTAAAATATTTGAAATTTTCTTTTGGGCAGATATATGCCGTATCTATCACTATACGTATCGTGGTAAGTTTCTATCTGAAGTACATAAGTTAGGAAGCTGTTCTAAATTTGTTAGGCTAACCCATTGCCTATTGTTACGGTCTTTTTGCTTTGTGTAATAGTTGGGATTCATGCTATTGAACATACTGTGGAGATTTGATTTTCCACCATTCATGGTTCTTGTCATTGCGATTCTTAATGATGGTGAGTATTGCTAATGCCTTAAACTCATTGTTTGGAATTGTCTGAAGCTCTTTTTCCTGTGTTTTATTCAGTGATTTGTTTCCAGGTACTATAATGACAATATCCAAAGACAGAGTTAAGCCTTCTCCATTTCCCGACAGTTGGAAACTTAGTGAAATTTTTGCAACTGGAGTTGTCATTGGTGCATATCTGGCTCTAATGACCGTCATTTTTTTCTACCTAGCTTATGAGACTAGCTTCTTCGCGGTAAAATATGCTTCCTGTTTCATACTTTCTTCTTCCCCTTGATCTAACTGGTGCAGTACCTTCTCATAGTGAAATTTACAATACTGACTCACATATTGGCATAACCCTATATGTTATATGCACGACATTTTACTGTTAATATGTCTACTGAAACATTAATTGCAAAGAGGTTAGTCTTAATGCTAATCATATCTCGATTACCTctattttcagaaaattttcaatcTGACAGACTTCAACAAACACCGCTTTGATACAACTATTAAGGAGCAAGCTGATCCAATCAACCAAATGCTGGCTTCCGCAGTATATCTTCAAGTCAGCACCATTAGCCAGGCTTTGATCTTCGTTACTCGTTCCAGGGGGTGGTCGTTTACTGAACGACCTGGTTTTCTGCTTTGTGTTGCCTTCCTCATTGCTCAACTAGTAAATTTCGTGCTAGTCTTCCGCTTTGTTTCCTTTTGCTTTACTTTAATTAATAAACATAATTTTCAGGTTATTGTCTTGCAAACAGCAGATGAAATTAGTTATATCTAATACACATTCTGTCTTGTGAATATCTCCAAAAATTTTAATTCGATTGTAGGTTTTGTGGAATTACACTGAACAGAAATGCCTTGTATTTCTGCAGATTGCTACTGTAATATCCGCTACTGTTACCTGGGAAATTGCTGGGATAAGAAAGATCGGTTGGGGTTGGACAGGTGTTATTTGGTTATACACTATTCTGACTTACTTTCTGCTTGACCCTATCAAATTTGCTGTCCGCTATGCACTCAGTGGAGAAGCTTGGGATTTGATGGTTAATcagagggtttgtgaaactaaAACTCTTCTCTTTTCTCTTACAAATCTTACTATACCTTGCCTGAGAAATATGACTCACCTTATGAACCGTTATATGGACCACATTCTTTCCCACATGACATGGTAGCTGATTCATAAACATCTCACTTGCTAAAGTGGAGCATTTGTATTCCAAAATGTAGTCCTATTCTAATGAAATTTCTAGTTTGGGCGAAAAGGGAGTGACTTTACAACCGTCCAGCAAAATCAGCTGAACTGGCATGTAAACTTTAGTTGTCATGTCATATGGTAAAACAAAATGAGGTCTGCAATAGCAGTGAGTTGCGTAGTGTAAATTTAGTCCATTTCTAATTATCGCCCCTTTAATTGTCACCCATTATTTCCCCATAGACGGCATTCACAAACCGAAAGGACTTCGGTAAGGAAGCTAGGGAGGCAAAATGGGCTACAGAGCAGAGGACACTCCACGGTCTGAAGTCTGGAGAAGCAAAGCTGTTCTTAGACCGACACCACACCTTTAGAGACATTAATCAAATGGCCGAGGAAGCTAAAAGACGTGCAGAAATTGCAAGGTTAGTATTTAAAACCTTCTTCTCACTAAATATGTTCACTGCACATAACAGCATTTTTTAGTTGCTCATTCTAAACACCGGGATTTGAAAAATTAGCACGATACCTCCATGATTTAAGAAAGGAAAGTTGATTGTCTTGTGACAACGATGCTATGAAATTGTTATCACTACGCATTATTAGTACTTTAattgctttctttctttctttaataCAGGATGAGGGAAATTCACACACTTAAAGGCAAGGTTGAATCCAATGCCAAGCTCAGGGGATTAGATATCGATTCAATCCACTCTCATTACACGCTCTGATAATGCCCATATTGATCAACTCGTTTTTccacttcttttctttttctttattatttgtgTGTGTATGTTTTTGttttcctctttctttcttttttggggTTTATAGTTCTGTGTTTCCCCTTTCTGTGGATGATTCCATATAATCTCAGTTGTTTTATCACTTAAtaaaaaaattcaataaagtgCTTCTCATTGGTTCTATTGAGTCTATTCATTACCTTATCTGAGAAATTGAGCTGTTGAACACCCGTTCAAAACCGCAAGGCTCTGGGATGTCAAACCAGACTTCTTTCGTTATCAACTCTATCTTTTGATGTACTCTAAACCGGTCCACCATTTGAACCATGGCGTAAATACATTTTACTTTTGACATTGTTAACAGTGAAATGCAATTGCAGCTCCTGGtcccaaaaaagaaaacaagctCTAAAAAGACCCAACTTATATATAATTCCTTACCAGATCACAAAGGCAAAACTATACTTGCAAGACAGACGACCTTCTATTACGGGTCAGGAAGTggcgcacaatgattgcgcgttaCAGTGTTGCAGGCCAAGTTAGTGTCCGACAACGATTGCGCGACACTGCATAGACTGTTAAGTGCTTAGAATGGCAAGACCCTAcagggccagtgaagcgcaaaggtaTTGCCAcactgtaaagacatttggctaagtaatgaagcttattggcggacacaatgaagcttcattgaaggGAAGACAAGACATGCCAAGTTGAcaaatgcaacatgcgatgttggcattgatgcatatccatggaattgagttggcccagactcaaggatgatgcaagaaggtagaataGACCAAGGGttggtctatgcattagttcaaggcaggGCCAAAACCTGAgtaatgcaaacaagctagtaatgcaaacaagctagtaatgcaagagtggcattactattgtcaagcaaattggctaagtgaaACAAGAATAATGCATATGAGCATGTGGTAAATATTGGCATAAGTTGGAAATCATGTTGGCATGAATTTAACTTAGCTAAAGTATCCTAGAAAGTTCAGAGAAAGTCTTAATGCGGTGAGGCGCAGAAGTGGCACAAAAGTGGCGTAAAAGTGGCGCATTATGGCTCAAGTGTTGTTTATTGACTTCACAAGCGCGCCAAAGGTGCGAGACAAGTTGAAAGGGTTATGAAATGAGGTCATAACCTTATTAGAGTGTCCCTAACCGTTCAAGACATGTGTGGCTTCAATCTTCAAGGCAACAcaaaaaggtggcagttgaaaagCAGATTGGCAGTTAGGAAAACTATCTGTGGGAATGTGGGTCTCTGTAGAGTGTGCAAGCGGTTGCAAGCAGTTTTGGCCTGATCTTTAGCATGTATGAATAGCTTAGAGATCAATAATGTTagtgttgttcaattgagagaagaaccactGATTTGTAGAGAGTGTTAGGCATTCACTAAGTGGGTGAATGGCTTGTTTGGTCCATGTGATCGACTGTTTTATATAATCTTCCTtaatgcaataaaatgggtttattgtgttatatctttgtgttcattatgttgctgATCTCGTGAAGTCGTTTAAGTACATTTATGCATggcaaacctcttatgcttatgggggcataaagagttagagagaaagaagatgaaaacttcCGTTGTGTAAAGCCTttagagtgaaggcagatgcgtactttgatgcaagtatgcaaggctgagtacttgggtgaagttgattcactgaaccacatagTATTATCGGTCATGtctcatgaaaattttaggcgattaaatgggcatctGACACCTTCCATCTCAGGAGCCTCATTAAACAAGAGACAAGTAGCATCAGAGATGACACCCCACTGCAACAGCCTACTTCTAGTCCTCAATCTCTTATATAAATCTAACCAGCGAATAAAAGAATGTCTGGGATCAACCCATTAAATCAAACCAGTTTAAACCAACCAGTATCAGGATatgattgagtaatggaaaaCTAAGTCTCCTTGAAAACGCAGGGGATAcaaaatacacccaactttttcgtttgcaacctgtatagacaaagCTTAATACAgtagcaagtagaccaactgaatgatccttgacagtatgtaatagagtttatatctcaacctctacttaATCAGTATGTGTATAGACATagggtccgtgaacctgattgttaagcagagtacttggacgatctcaaaaatcaatattccatatcaatctagtcgtatccaaataatccaatctatctttcaagatacgaattctacaagagaCAAGTCTCGTAAAGCagacgtatctacttagattgaatatgtACAAACCTGtgcaaatccaattataaagataaaccatATAatttggaaaaggaaaaacacaagacaccagaaattttgttaacaaggaaaccgcaataacagaaaaatcccgggaccttgtccagatttgaacaccacactctattaagccactatagacactagcctactatcagacttcatactgaaatgtagttgagattgaatccaccctccaagcaattcatttacagtcgcactccttacgtctcttgaacctcgcaaggcattgtgcacttaattcccttagatgacatcctttacagcctaagagttgcttcatcctcagtgaagacttttgataccaatcttcctctaacagataagtctatttgatttccgtttagatcaaagatcaatttgtggaaatttgtttgcaatagacaaagctagcaaaataTCAACTAAGATCAATTTtcagatatttatcttgaggaatcaaaaagtctgagacgaagaaaactttaggatttctatctatcttgcctgaaagagattacgagaacctcgataacagaaaataaagatcaggattcacgaactatcaaggtaaagatagtcggacctggattcacgaatccccaaagcgaagtgttttagtcgtagacctaattatgtttctcaaagaAAACCTAAATCAATATAGGACGACTGtaaaatcaactaggacacaaagtgtcatggatttattttcccagttgaaagagcaaccctatttatagtttttccaagaccatgggttgcttagaattcaatctaagataacttgagaatcaagcagaCTCTATTCTTGAAAAATACAATAGAATAATATACACTTAGGTTCGGTTACtcaaccgtgtataatgaccattcggtttggaaagttagcaaaaaaaactaaaaagaaatttgATATTCATTCAAACAATTAatagtttaatcatgatgcatacacaaatgaagtcttagaagtgtttaagagagttctagtaatgctaaacatattatgaAATTAAGTCTTTGAGCATTTACTAAAATATAAATTGGAACAGTTGATAGCACGGTTTGCCAACCGTATGGCTTGTGATTCAAGGTGCAACGGTTCCTGAACCAGGTTCGCCAACCCCACAAGACTACTGAACTTAGTTGAcaatggttcgtgaaccgggttcgccaaatGCTAGCCTAATATTCCAACTTTGAAAATTCAGCTCACCACGGTTCGCCAACCAgcttcgtgaactgttcccaactgaacttgcggtgTGCAAGTACTGGTTCGCCAACTTttctgtatttctgaaactcagatacccatggtttgcaaactggtttgtAGACCTAGCATGGGTAGAAATACCAGTTAGTTCAATATTTATCTCTTATGATGTTTTAAACATTCTCAAATGATAATTTGCAtgagcaattttcaattgatccacaaattaattcatagaactaatattgttaaggaccgtttcgagattttcacaagacaagcttgactcgaaacttcttctttgtaaatctactagaagttatacgacatagtctcaatataTAGAATGGTGAGacagtgagtaaaatagaatggttcagtcttcacataccatatacagaagttctccaaatatcttcgtcgatcttcagtcttcaaggatgatgtctgataatcaactacaaattctaacctagtctgagacttgacttagtaaactataaatcaagatattgttttaatcatctaatattgacaacaagctttagatagcaaaacttgtgggttcaaccgagcaatgctctaacaatctccgcctttgtcaattttagtgactaaACTATTGAATACATAtggatacaaaaataaataaacttttcagtttaatccaatatgcttgatttccttggttcttcaacacacgtcttgaattcttcgtattTCAAGTTCTTCTAATGTTCCGCATGTGTTCATTCAGCActttgttgttgaaaatccgtagcgatAAAACTTATGATAAAACTCAAAAAGATCTATGATAGAATGAGGTAACCACTCTAGTCTCATTGGTTGTTATACATAAATatagtattgttaccttcctcaagattcaattgcaccacaattttgaagcaatactacagtgatatgttctcccccttaatcaatacataCCACTTTttcaaaataggtaaaacctataaatAATaattcacccccccccccccccaattacATGATGCTCCGTAAAGCCATatgttgaaaaggcgagggtacccaaatatacctcaagctaaaaattttcctacctataagtcctttctccaaaagtgattgtctatggactgagtcgagacaacacaactaatcggttcacacttcgtgtgatcttctatggatacgagatcaagacaatacaacaacaaagtatgtttacttgatacaagggttcagacttaaccaaacacaataggattgcttatcaagtaaataggaattaacgtttgtgcaatttactttaattataataaaacaattataatgtggaaatataaagtaaatgacactgcaatattttgttaacgaggaaaccgcaaatgcaaaaaaacctgggaccttgtccagaattgaatactctcaggattaagccgctacacaaaattacactaatttcgtatagttgagaccaagcaactaaacttatagttcacctagttccgtctgtattcccacgcctgcaacttataaataagtcacgtacttggatcaattcctttagttcgtattccaaacagtaaaggaacaacaaatctgtttggtatcaactctcttcaaccaagtgatatgagttggacaaaggctcttctgtttattttAACATAAACTCCTCGTCAGGTCCTTAGTTCTATCTTATGTTCatttaccgaagtaatcgtttaagattaagccaacaacactcttaatccaaagaattgtgttgatgccgatctactcaattaatcaatccaatctaccacaaggataaaccgattattaattggatcctcttttaccaaaacaagtgttgtgcacaccaaagattatgaactcacaaatcataagtcttcaatatcttattcgtcttcaaatattcttagatcttcaatataaacctgcacacaatcacttgaatctcttgtgatcaatcacgcacagaacgaagtctgttaacagtggattatcacaagatcgtctttagcactaacaacagtctaaatatccctatcgaaactatgaactagtttgagtgaatcttatatcagaagagaagattctcaagcataaacaaactaggtgcaatcagatttcaaccaccgttagtcaaccaaatcaatgaaaacaaaagataaactgcaattatctagtttcccaccaatggtacacgctagagattctcaatcccaaagaacactttaaactgagcgtccataatagatttcacctaattaggttactctcctctccgaataggcggctacaccagtaacaacaacaaagaggaagtctgttgttacgaaggattagtttgctagaaaggaaaacttcaattatttatagacaaggaagtttg
The nucleotide sequence above comes from Papaver somniferum cultivar HN1 chromosome 8, ASM357369v1, whole genome shotgun sequence. Encoded proteins:
- the LOC113302547 gene encoding plasma membrane ATPase 1-like isoform X2, with product MDEKSVSLHAVNREAVDLENIDLEGVFENLKCTREGLSSEAVEERLKLFGYNKLEEKKESKILKFLGFMWNPLSWVMEAAAIMAVALTQPGEKPADYHDFAGIMVLLIVNSTISFIEENNAGNAAAALMAGLAPKAKVLRDGKWNEEDAAVLVPGDIVSIKLGDIIPADARLLEGDPLKIDQSALTGESLPVTKNPGDGVYSGSTCKQGEIEAVVIATGVHTFFGKAAHLVENTTHIGHFQKVLTSIGNFCICSIAIGMLIEIIVIWGIQKRSYRAGIDSLLVLLIGGIPIAMPTVLSVTMAIGSHRLSQQGAITKRMTAIEEMAGMDVLCSDKTGTLTLNKLTVDKSMIEVFSKGVDKDMVVLMAARASRLENQDAIDTAIVSMLADPKEARAGIKEVHFLPFNPTDKRTALTYTDKAGKMHRVSKGAPEQVLNLARNKSEIEKKVHAIIDKFAERGLRSLGIARQEVPAGSKDSPGGPWEFVALLPLFDPPRHDSAETIRRALDLGVSVKMITGDQLAIAKETGRRLGMGTNMYPSSALLGDNKDESVAAIPIDELIEKADGFAGVFPEHKYEIVRKLQDLKHICGMTGDGVNDAPALKKADIGIAVADSTDAARSASDIVLTEPGLSVIISAVLTSRAIFQRMKNYTIYAVSITIRIVLGFMLLNILWRFDFPPFMVLVIAILNDGTIMTISKDRVKPSPFPDSWKLSEIFATGVVIGAYLALMTVIFFYLAYETSFFAKIFNLTDFNKHRFDTTIKEQADPINQMLASAVYLQVSTISQALIFVTRSRGWSFTERPGFLLCVAFLIAQLIATVISATVTWEIAGIRKIGWGWTGVIWLYTILTYFLLDPIKFAVRYALSGEAWDLMVNQRTAFTNRKDFGKEAREAKWATEQRTLHGLKSGEAKLFLDRHHTFRDINQMAEEAKRRAEIARMREIHTLKGKVESNAKLRGLDIDSIHSHYTL
- the LOC113302547 gene encoding plasma membrane ATPase 1-like isoform X1, whose protein sequence is MDEKSVSLHAVNREAVDLENIDLEGVFENLKCTREGLSSEAVEERLKLFGYNKLEEKKESKILKFLGFMWNPLSWVMEAAAIMAVALTQPGEKPADYHDFAGIMVLLIVNSTISFIEENNAGNAAAALMAGLAPKAKVLRDGKWNEEDAAVLVPGDIVSIKLGDIIPADARLLEGDPLKIDQSALTGESLPVTKNPGDGVYSGSTCKQGEIEAVVIATGVHTFFGKAAHLVENTTHIGHFQKVLTSIGNFCICSIAIGMLIEIIVIWGIQKRSYRAGIDSLLVLLIGGIPIAMPTVLSVTMAIGSHRLSQQGAITKRMTAIEEMAGMDVLCSDKTGTLTLNKLTVDKSMIEVFSKGVDKDMVVLMAARASRLENQDAIDTAIVSMLADPKEARAGIKEVHFLPFNPTDKRTALTYTDKAGKMHRVSKGAPEQVLNLARNKSEIEKKVHAIIDKFAERGLRSLGIARQEVPAGSKDSPGGPWEFVALLPLFDPPRHDSAETIRRALDLGVSVKMITGDQLAIAKETGRRLGMGTNMYPSSALLGDNKDESVAAIPIDELIEKADGFAGVFPGILVLLLCSFLQCNLDVSSYPIFLFPEHKYEIVRKLQDLKHICGMTGDGVNDAPALKKADIGIAVADSTDAARSASDIVLTEPGLSVIISAVLTSRAIFQRMKNYTIYAVSITIRIVLGFMLLNILWRFDFPPFMVLVIAILNDGTIMTISKDRVKPSPFPDSWKLSEIFATGVVIGAYLALMTVIFFYLAYETSFFAKIFNLTDFNKHRFDTTIKEQADPINQMLASAVYLQVSTISQALIFVTRSRGWSFTERPGFLLCVAFLIAQLIATVISATVTWEIAGIRKIGWGWTGVIWLYTILTYFLLDPIKFAVRYALSGEAWDLMVNQRTAFTNRKDFGKEAREAKWATEQRTLHGLKSGEAKLFLDRHHTFRDINQMAEEAKRRAEIARMREIHTLKGKVESNAKLRGLDIDSIHSHYTL